Proteins encoded together in one Centropristis striata isolate RG_2023a ecotype Rhode Island chromosome 6, C.striata_1.0, whole genome shotgun sequence window:
- the dennd4a gene encoding C-myc promoter-binding protein, producing the protein MMEDKGPRVADYFVVAGLTDSSKPLEEELHFDDAGPKSVKPKAPITDVAVVIRSLGEEIPPGFTCIESTPSGLSAELNGASLRGPQIFLCFKRGRDKPPLTDLGVLYEWKEKLKAGCHIVQTTPSGRPANISGSSSQRIYITYRRAPKSQPHTSLAVTDVCIIIPGKGETPPHTFCKVDKNLNSSMWGSSVYLCYKKSLAKANTIAYKAGLLCRYPEEDYESFPLPESVPMFCLPMGATVECWPAHTKHSLPVFSTFVLTGASGEKVYGAAIQFYEPYSEENLSERQRSQLGLPSSDLVSDGTRSVYNNKSICLLSHWPFFHSFRSFLTFLYRYSISGPHALPIEKHISHFMQNVPFPSTQRPRILVQLSPHDSLILSQPVSSPLPLSGGSLSTLLLNLGPKNAATLLVLAVTEHKILVHSLRPAVLTSVTEALVSMIFPFHWPCPYIPLCPLALAGVLSAPCPFIVGVDSRYFDLYVPPADISCVDLDTNTISQKDDKKALTWKILPRRACKHLLNTLNKLYQQLTEGGQLNREDVQMEHTVTDSELNGGKSLQTLELEIQEAFLRFMAAILRGYRSYLLPITQAPSEKTTDATSLFDIQGFLKSRDRSHQRFYSLMTKTQMFSRFIEECSFVSDKDASLAFFDECVDKLYTTGGKMDSERPEETRLIELDESYRSEHTVYINPPELPPLPQGEEHPLCYSYSAFPVLNAELLEPLEGTNPPSAGMASRHSSPASPTAIFRRSKQEIKSAQRMAKTYSSMPQMWSKCLLRHCYGLWFICLPGFVGTCHSKVRALRTAYDVLRKMQDKKLQAPDEVCYRVLLQLCGQYSQPVLAVRVLFEMKKAGVQPNAITYGYYNKAVLESTWPSTTRGGYFLWGKLRNVVLGVLQFKQAGRKHQTPNRDPQLSDGSDLDTVSHGSLDSANDSAERTSIDTDFTKMDSSDDGFSTGGQSDQGYDSLSKEEERMCSRESDNTPPVEEKGPMQSTPEIEIPISSISPSTRNCSSTDVSAGGNGNRIVSSPSSDSILCGVLPKTERPKSLDLSGGQGNLRITVPHLGSTKQHHLAADRLHEVKEEETETDKQKPLVERRVSCSGAVERPDVSIERSVSCSAGTVRRTDIERGFDPLSMMATDALQECDQENSTATARRDLAEEIEMYMNNGNSPLSSRTPSMDLQNPSSPLFRATSSPHTSPLPSTLVRSNTHLPLPVKSKDRLRPSPSLPLGVCAKDRERPSSLVSPSSPTPSSSSFSMDSLFTPTLDIFKSSVISAGKGVAEKASRLYSRLSSQTSLTQDANCDRISVSSLTSGEADCSSLLDNDSCLDPDGFTSPQHGSVSRLRRSPVVGHGNLGSPSTPSKVFRHNSFSGGLALPSKTPHTPDSSPDTSRFQPTPNYTIEVLMSSCSLCKTCDCLVYDEEIMAGWTANDSNLNSTCPFCGTAFLPFLNVEIRDLRPQSRSSKEGNPVTEEVTSATLNPEAKLSAADCAAESSAAPPQDQESSGSMGAAPVTVPYLSPLVLWKELESLLVNEGDQAISSPSVVDQHPIVFWNLVWYFKRLELPSNLPALILASQHCSDGDQTSQNVSSEDSKQVLVRIMWDNLKLHKDKVQPCYVLWNTHCANSLVRSGLCEEGQLFTVELLQGFVRSIKKSDVYQPMSQIIQLLGPELGFKRQRSLYRDLLYLALVALGKNNININAFDREYKLAYDRLTPNQVKLTHNCDRSPGAGVMECRRTFGEPNL; encoded by the exons ATGATGGAGGATAAAGGGCCTCGTGTAGCTGACTACTTTGTCGTTGCCGGCCTCACTGACTCGTCCAAGCCTCTGGAGGAGGAGCTCCACTTTGATGATGCCGGCCCCAAGTCTGTGAAACCAAAAGCCCCCATCACCGACGTTGCTGTTGTAATACGCTCCCTGGGTGAAGAGATACCCCCCGGGTTCACCTGCATTGAAAGCACTCCCTCAGGCCTCTCTGCAGAGCTCAACGGAGCCAGCCTCCGGGGCCCGCAGATATTCTTGTGCTTCAAGCGAGGCAGAGATAAGCCTCCACTGACAGATCTTGG GGTTCTGTATGAGTGGAAAGAGAAACTGAAAGCTGGATGTCACATCGTCCAGACCACGCCCTCAGGTCGCCCTGCAAACATCAGCGGCTCGTCATCCCAACGCATCTACATCACCTACCGCCGCGCACCGAAGAGCCAGCCCCACACTTCTCTGGCTGTCACTGATGTCTGCATCATCATCCCCGGGAAGGGGGAGACGCCCCCTCACACCTTCTGCAAGGTGGACAAGAACCTCAACAGCAGCATG TGGGGATCCTCAGTCTACCTTTGTTATAAGAAGTCTCTGGCTAAAGCAAACACAATCGCATACAAAGCAG GTCTGCTGTGTAGGTACCCTGAAGAGGACTATGAGTCCTTCCCACTGCCTGAGTCCGTGCCTATGTTCTGCCTGCCCATGGGGGCAACGGTCGAGTGCTGGCCAGCTCACACCAAACACTCCCTGCctgttttttccacatttgtacTGACGGGTGCCTCCGGAGAGAAG GTGTATGGAGCAGCCATCCAGTTCTATGAGCCTTACTCAGAGGAGAACCTGTCTGAGCGTCAGCGCTCACAGCTCGGCCTGCCAAGCTCTGATCTCGTATCTGATGGGACCAGGAgtgtttacaacaacaaaagcatCTGTCTGCTCTCACACTGGCCTTTCTTCCACTCCTTTAGGAGCTTTCTCACTTTCCTCTACCGATACTCAATCTCTGGACCACATGCCCTGCCTATTGAAAA gCACATCTCTCACTTCATGCAAAATGTGCCCTTCCCCTCCACTCAGAGACCACGCATCCTCGTGCAG CTGTCTCCACACGACAGCCTGATACTGAGCCAACCTGTGTCCTCTCCACTGCCTCTCAG TGGTGGGAGCCTCTCCACATTACTACTGAACCTGGGCCCGAAGAACGCAGCTACTCTGCTGGTACTGGCTGTCACAGAGCACAAGATCCTGGTTCATTCCCTGCGTCCAGCTGTGCTCACCAGCGTTACAGAGGCCCTTGTGTCT ATGATCTTCCCCTTCCACTGGCCATGTCCCTACATCCCTCTTTGCCCGCTGGCGCTGGCTGGTGTGCTCAGTGCACCGTGTCCTTTCATCGTGGGTGTTGACTCCCGATACTTTGATCTTTACGTGCCCCCTGCTGACATCAGCTGTGTGGATCTGGACACCAACACCATCTCCCA AAAAGATGACAAGAAGGCCCTAACATGGAAAATCCTGCCCAGGAGAGCCTGTAAACATCTTCTGAATACCCTGAATAAGCTCTATCAGCAGCTCACTGAGG GTGGTCAACTGAACCGTGAAGATGTGCAAATGGAGCACACAGTAACGGACAGCGAGCTCAACGGTGGGAAGAGCCTCCAGACTCTGGAGCTGGAGATCCAGGAGGCCTTCCTGCGCTTCATGGCAGCCATCCTGCGAGGCTACCGCTCCTACCTGCTGCCCATCACCCAAGCCCCCTCTGAGAAGACTACCGACGCCACCTCTCTCTTTGACATCCAAG GCTTCCTGAAGAGTAGAGACCGCTCCCACCAGAGGTTTTACTCTCTCATGACCAAGACTCAAATGTTCAGCCGTTTCATCGAGGAGTGCTCCTTTGTCAGTGATAAAGACGCCAGCCTGGCTTTCTTTGATGAGTGTGTTGATAAG CTGTACACAACTGGAGGCAAG ATGGACAGCGAACGGCCAGAGGAAACCAGACTGATCGAACTGGATGAATCATACCGCAGCGAGCACACGGTCTACATCAACCCTCCAGAGCTGCCTCCACTACCACAGGGGGAAGAGCATCCTCTATGCTATAG CTACTCTGCATTCCCTGTGCTGAATGCTGAACTTCTGGAACCGCTGGAGGGAACAAATCCTCCATCAGCAGGCATGGCTTCACGCCACAGCAGCCCAGCCAGCCCTACGGCCATCTTTAGGCGCTCTAAACAG gAGATCAAATCAGCTCAAAGGATGGCCAAAACCTATTCATCTATGCCTCAGATGTGGTCCAAGTGTCTCCTGCGCCACTGTTACGGTCTCTGGTTCATCTGCCTGCCAGGGTTTGTCGGAACCTGCCACTCAAAGGTGCGGGCTCTGCGTACAGCTTATGATGTGCTGAGGAAGATGCAGGACAAGAAGCTGCAAGCTCCAGATGAG GTGTGTTACCGTGTGTTGCTGCAGCTGTGTGGACAGTACAGCCAGCCGGTCCTCGCTGTCAGGGTGTTGTTTGAGATGAAAAAAGCTGGAGTTCAACCCAACGCCATCACATATGGGTACTACAACAAG GCGGTGTTGGAGAGCACCTGGCCCTCCACCACCAGAGGAGGCTACTTTTTGTGGGGGAAGCTGAGGAACGTGGTCCTAGGTGTGCTCCAGTTCAAGCAAGCCGGGAGAAAACACCAGACGCCGAACAGAGACCCTCAGCTTTCAG ACGGCAGTGATCTCGACACAGTCAGTCACGGCAGTTTGGACAGTGCTAATGACTCTGCCGAGCGCACTTCCATCGACACTGACTTCACTAAAATGGACTCCAGTGATGATGGATTTAGTACAG GTGGACAATCAGACCAAGGCTACGATTCACTCtctaaagaggaggagaggatgtgCAGCAGAGAGAGTGACAACACACCACCGGTGGAAGAAAAAGGGCCGATGCAGTCCA CACCTGAGATTGAGATTCCAATCAGCAGCATCTCTCCTTCCACAAGAAACTGCAGTTCAACAGATGTCAGTGCAG GAGGAAATGGCAACAGGATAGTTTCCAGTCCATCTAGTGACTCCATTCTTTGTGGAGTTTTGCCAAAGACAGAGAGGCCAAAATCTCTGGACTTGTCCGGTGGACAAGGAAATCTAAGAATCACCGTCCCTCACCTCGGCTCAACAAAGCAGCATCACCTAGCTGCTGACAGACTGCACGAGGTCAAagaagaggagacagagactgATAAACAGAAACCTCTGGTGGAGAGACGTGTCAGCTGCAGCGGAGCAGTGGAGAGGCCAGATGTGTCCATAGAGAGGAGTGTCAGCTGCAGTGCTGGGACTGTGAGGAGAACAGATATTGAGAGGGGGTTCGATCCCCTGTCCATGATGGCGACCGATGCGTTACAAGAGTGTGATCAGGAGAACAGCACGGCCACTGCCCGCCGCGACCTCGCTGAGGAGATTGAGATGTACATGAATAATGGCAACAGCCCTCTGAGCAGCCGCACACCCAGTATGGACCTCCAGAACCCCTCAAGTCCTTTGTTTCGCGCCACCTCGTCTCCTCACACCTCCCCACTACCCTCCACCTTGGTCCGCTCCAATACACACCTCCCACTGCCTGTGAAATCCAAGGACAGGCTCAGGCCGTCGCCATCTCTTCCTCTGGGTGTCTGTGCCAAAGATAGAGAGAGGCCTTCCTCCTTGGTCTCCCCCTCCTCACCAactccctcctcctcatcatttTCCATGGACTCGTTGTTCACCCCGACTCTGGACATCTTCAAGAGCAGCGTCATATCAGCAGGGAAAGGCGTGGCTGAGAAGGCCAGCCGCCTCTACTCTCGTCTGTCCTCCCAGACTTCATTAACTCAG GATGCAAACTGTGACCGCATTAGTGTATCCTCACTGACCTCAGGAGAGGCAGACTGCTCCTCGCTGCTTGATAATGACTCCTGTCTGGACCCAGATGGCTTTACCTCCCCCCAGCATGGCAGCGTTTCTCGACTCAGGAGGAGCCCGGTTGTGGGTCATGGCAACCTGGGCAGCCCCAGCACCCCCAGCAAAGTGTTCAGACACAACTCCTTCTCTG GTGGTTTGGCACTTCCGTCTAAAACCCCACACACTCCAGATTCATCCCCTGACACCAGCCGCTTCCAACCCACTCCTAATTACACCATAGAG GTTCTGATGTCCAGCTGTTCACTCTGTAAGACGTGTGACTGTCTGGTGTATGACGAGGAGATCATGGCTGGCTGGACTGCTAATGACTCCAACCTCAACAGCACGTGTCCCTTCTGCGGCACAGCCTTCCTGCCTTTTCTTAATGTGGAAATCAGAGACCTGAGACCACAGAGCAG GTCTTCTAAGGAAGGTAATCCTGTTACAGAGGAGGTCACGTCGGCGACTCTCAATCCCGAAGCCAAATTGTCTGCTGCAGACTGTGCAGCTGAGTCATCTGCAGCTCCCCCCCAGGATCAGGAGAGCAGCGGGAGTATGGGGGCAGCTCCGGTGACAGTGCCCTACCTGAGCCCTCTGGTTCTGTGGAAGGAGCTGGAGAGCCTGCTGGTAAATGAGGGCGACCAGGCCATCTCCTCCCCGAGCGTTGTCGACCAACACCCCATCGTCTTCTGGAACCTCGTGTGGTACTTCAAAAGGCTGGAGCTGCCGAGCAACCTGCCGGCTCTTATCCTGGCCTCCCAGCACTGTAGCGATGGAGACCAG ACCTCTCAGAACGTGTCATCCGAGGACAGTAAGCAGGTGCTTGTGAGGATTATGTGGGACAACCTGAAGCTGCACAAAGACAAAGTTCAGCCCTGCTATGTCTTGTGGAACACACACT GTGCAAACTCCCTGGTTCGCTCTGGGCTGTGTGAAGAAGGTCAGCTCTTCactgtggagctgctgcagggttTTGTGAGGAGCATAAAGAAGAGTGATGTATATCAGCCTATGAGCCAGATCATCCAGCTGCTGGGGCCAGAGCTGGGTTTTAAAAGACAGAG GAGCCTCTACCGAGATTTATTGTACCTCGCTCTGGTGGCTTTGGGAAAGAACAACATTAATATCA ATGCTTTTGACCGGGAGTACAAGTTGGCCTATGATCGCCTCACCCCCAACCAGGTTAAACTGACACACAACTGTGACCGGTCGCCCGGAGCAGGGGTCATGGAGTGCAGGAGGACATTTGGGGAGCCCAATCTGTAA